One segment of Purpureocillium takamizusanense chromosome 7, complete sequence DNA contains the following:
- a CDS encoding uncharacterized protein (EggNog:ENOG503PAH4~COG:S) — MATENESTTMSGVPVPFALVEPSAAGDKLGDRAKGASLMAAEMCIVHNCLIRGVNAIYIQCVNVATKGTEQDKLDFVGFASAWGRMIEEHHAIEETDVFPEINEITGVPGLMDANVEEHAVFHEGLSSFSAYIEKVKDGEEALDGDKLRGIIDGFMPALREHLEHEITTLVELDRYSDKCDWSAWFTKKGGEIASKGMKSSKYRSEVFPLAFCLHDKTFAGGIWASFPPIPYLATLVLRWLFMGTHKAWWRFAPCDLTSQPQKMPFA; from the exons atggccacgGAGAACGAGTCGACGACAATGAGCGGGGTCCCCGTGCCCTTTGCTCTGGtcgagccgtcggcggcaggcgacAAG CTCGGGGATCGAGCCAAGGGTGCGAGCCTCATGGCTGCGGAGATGTGCATCGTCCACAACTGCCTCATCCGCGGCGTCAACGCCATATACATCCAGTGCGTCAACGTGGCGACCAAGGGAACGGAGCAGGACAAGCTCGACTTCGTAGGGTTCGCCAGCGCCTGGGGCCGGATGATCGAGGAACACCACGCCATCGAGGAAACGGACGTGTTCCCCGAGATCAACGAGATTACGGGGGTGCCGGGCCTCATGGacgccaacgtcgaggaACACGCCGTGTTCCACGAGGGCTTGAGCTCGTTCAGCGCCTACATCGAAAAGGTgaaggacggcgaggaggcgctcgacggcgacaagctccgcggcatcatcgacggATTcatgccggcgctgcgggagCATCTCGAGCACGAGATCACCACCCTGGTGGAGCTGGATAGGTACTCGGACAAGTGCGACTGGTCCGCGTGGTTCACGAAGAAGGGGGGCGAGATTGCGAGCAAGGGCATGAAGTCTTCTAAATACCGG AGTGAGGTGTTTCCGCTAGCCTTTTGCCTTCACGACAAGACGTTTGCAGGCGGCATTTGGGCGAGTTTCCCGCCGATCCCGTACTTGGCCACGTTGGTGCTGCGATGGTTGTTCATGGGCACGCACAAGGCGTGGTGGCGGTTCGCCCCATGCGACCTGACGTCGCAGCCGCAGAAGATGCCATTTGCGTGA
- the CDC45 gene encoding DNA replication initiation factor cdc45 (BUSCO:EOG0926129I~EggNog:ENOG503NW6T~COG:L) gives MYLPRSLISKLYTHLQNTRHPLSPPVLILVALEPDSLCACRILTRLLKHDYIPHKIQPVAGYSDLEKAGTELVVPMMESQGGSGGVVVCLGVGGMVDLGPLLKLEPDGEENTYSGVEVWVIDAHRPWNLGNVFGGFPLDPATDTSNSYQSRSPGGVVGGQIGRGYQAGKGGIVVFDDGDIEEDLAAERDAYLALVDMPDIDEDLDDLGLSEDDEEEERDSVRQDTTRAGQKRKSWSDGHDDESSDDEDRPRQRRRSNSSSPIPSSPRPRQRGLISLRDPDLNFSSDAIEPPSAAQPPPAPSARALRRKLLRMRRDNESILHQYYKMGSSFAEPISSMMYSLASELGREDNDLLWLTIVGVTSMELYGKSSAGIAAALRGSDRGRPTGWMGVRGARLRQLLRDEVRRLNPPEVTNGRVAAENTGVIPTTARNPEDTAIRLSPEPRFLLIRHWSLYDSMLHSPYLFSRLKTWSETGIKRLHKLLAKMGVSLAQCKQSYTHMDMMLKRELRAKLLKYGSLYNLDEMVPAVDTDGKDRAGAKDGWGFVRSWGWRATLSAQDVGVVIGALLEVGKHAQVTDVVYPGSQVSREVEDDAEYLAQGEEWVSRFWEAYDALEDIDALKAGLSTAQFLHRAIYRTGTSLINKKQIKHLRAFRMCVVKDGPDVGLFTHPAALTKLSLWIGEALAEQEREAHGKLSHGGRGTPLVVASLNEKRGVYIVVGTGGGGGPDTTFLNREAAKKRRDEKEAKIKAKEESRHAKQKIREDKRAARRAAGQQDDDDEDLETESEGSDASESDDESEDGDAEQTKGYGLNKFGSAFQEVVSETNARVRIDSFEHCVVEVKKEDLGGFLESLSMKAVVG, from the exons ATGTATCTGCCACGTTCGCTGATATCGAAGCTCTACACCCACCTCCAAAATACGCGACAtccgctctcgccgcccgtcctgatcctcgtggccctcgagccTGATTCGCTCTGCGCCTGCCGCATTCTCACCCGCCTCCTTAAGCATGACTACATCCCTCACAAGatccagcccgtcgccggctaCAGCGACCTTGAAAAGGCCGGCACGGAGCTTGTTGTCCCCATGATGGAGAGTCagggcggcagtggcggtgTTGTCGTGTGCCTCGGCGTGGGAGGCATGGTCGACCTCGGGCCCCTACTGAAGCTGGAacccgacggcgaggaaaACACCTacagcggcgtcgaggtctgGGTCATTGACGCCCACCGACCATGGAACTTGGGCAATGTGTTTGGTGGCTTTCCATTGGACCCGGCTACGGATACATCCAATTCATACCAGTCCAGGAGCCCGGGTGGCGTGGTAGGTGGGCAGATTGGACGAGGGTACCAGGCAGGCAAAGGTGGTATTGTGGTCTTCGATGATGGTGATATCGAAGAAGACCTCGCTGCTGAACGCGATGCTTACCTTGCCTTGGTGGACATGCCTGATATTGACGAAGATTTGGATGACCTGGGCCtcagcgaagacgacgaagaggaggaacGGGATAGCGTCCGCCAAGATACCACCCGCGCTGGTCAGAAGAGGAAGAGCTGGTCAGATGGGCACGATGATGAGTCAAGCGACGATGAAGACCGGCCACGTCAACGACGCAGAAGCAATTCT TCGAGCCCCATACCCAGCTCCCCCCGCCCAAGACAGAGGGGTTTGATCTCTCTCCGAGATCCCGACCTCAATTTCTCCAGCGATGCAATCGAACCTCCCTCTGCAGCACAACCTCCTCCGGCGCCTTCTGCCCGTGCGCTCCGGCGGAAATTGCTTCGCATGCGCCGAGACAATGAGTCAATTCTTCATCAGTACTACAAGATGGGCTCGTCGTTCGCAGAGCCCATATCCTCTATGATGTACTCGCTCGCATCGGAATTGGGTCGCGAAGACAATGACTTGCTTTGGCTCACTATTGTTGGCGTAACGTCCATGGAACTGTACGGCAAGTCATCGGCGGGTATTGCGGCCGCCCTTCGCGGCAGTGATAGAGGACGGCCgacgggatggatgggggtCAGAGGAGCTCGGTTGCGGCAACTGTTGCGTGACGAAGTACGGCGCTTAAACCCACCAGAGGTTACAAAtggccgagtcgccgccgaaaACACGGGTGTGATCCCCACGACGGCACGGAACCCCGAAGATACGGCAATTCGACTGTCGCCCGAACCCCGGTTCCTCCTCATTCGCCACTGGAGTCTCTACGACAGCATGCTTCATTCTCCCTATCTCTTTTCCCGGCTCAAGACGTGGAGCGAGACGGGTATCAAACGTTTGCACAAGCTCCTTGCGAAGATGGGTGTCAGCTTGGCCCAGTGCAAGCAAAGCTACACGCACATGGACATGATGCTCAAGCGGGAACTGAGAGCCAAGCTTCTGAAATATGGTTCGCTCTACAATCTCGACGAGATGGTGCCTGCGGTCGACACGGACGGCAAAgaccgcgccggcgccaaggacgGCTGGGGCTTCGTCAGAAGCTGGGGCTGGCGTGCCACACTCAGCGCACAGGACGTCGGCGTGGTCATTGGCGCCCTCCTGGAGGTTGGCAAGCATGCGCAGGTAACAGACGTCGTCTACCCCGGGAGCCAAGTGTCCCGCGAGgtggaagacgacgccgagtACCTTGCCCAGGGTGAGGAATGGGTCAGCCGGTTCTGGGAAGCGTATGATGCCTTGGAAGA CATCGACGCCCTCAAGGCCGGCCTATCAACCGCACAATTCTTGCATCGCGCTATTTATCGCACCGGAACGTCCCTCATTAACAAGAAACAGATCAAGCACTTGCGAGCCTTCCGCATGTGCGTTGTCAAGGACGGACCGGATGTGGGGCTCTTCACGCATCCCGCTGCGTTGACGAAGCTGTCGCTCTGGATTGGGGAGGCCTTGGCCGAACAGGAGCGTGAGGCGCACGGCAAGCTGTCCCATGGCGGACGAGGAACACCCCTCGTCGTGGCAAGTCTGAATGAGAAGCGCGGTGTGTACATTGTTGTtggcactggcggcggcggcggaccagATACTACATTTCTCAACCGAGAAGCAGCGAAGAagcgacgagacgagaaGGAAGCCAAaatcaaggccaaggaggagtCCCGCCACGCTAAGCAGAAGATTCGAGAAGACAAGCGCGCAGCGAGACGCGCAGCCGGCCAAcaggatgatgatgacgaagatCTTGAGACGGAATCGGAGGGCTCGGACGCGTCGGAATCAGACGACGAGTCagaggatggcgacgccgagcagaCGAAGGGATACGGCCTGAACAAATTCGGCAGTGCGTTTCAGGAAGTGGTCTCGGAGACCAATGCGCGCGTGCGAATCGACAGCTTCGAGCATTGCGTGGTGGAGGTGAAGAAGGAGGACCTCGGAGGCTTCTTGGAGAGCCTGAGTATGAAGGCTGTCGTTGGCTAG
- a CDS encoding uncharacterized protein (COG:H~EggNog:ENOG503NZFC) yields the protein MASNPTDDQDVTSDYGESVTTSEFTSLNTTRLLHSYEHGRRYQGVLQGRYGMPNDDAEQLREGVKHRLYSDYILEGKLFIAPVGPSPQKIVDLGTGFGLWALDVAEQYPSARVIGVDLSPIQPNWLPPNLEFRVEDLDDEHRPWTSIYLGADLMHLRFLLPTVRRPELVLRKCLENLKPGGWVEIHDIIPKIFSDDGTADVDHPIHTLYKHIDGPFSNVYGWNLQFPSSAAGVLESLGFVNVTVRRNAIPIGRWHNDPRLREMGVFAQSLLSDWLVTMLVRHETLGLDADEAHKLGQEILDAFNNPRIHAQHDWLDIWAQKPPS from the exons ATGGCATCCAATCCTACCGATGATCAGGATGTCACCTCCGACTATGGCGAGTCGGTAACAACCTCGGAATTTACGTCGCTCAACACCACGAGGCTTCTGCACTCATACGAGCATGGGAG GCGCTATCAGGGTGTTTTGCAAGGGCGGTATGGCATGCCAAACGATGACGCCGAGCAGCTTCGAGAAGGTGTAAAACATAGGCTGTACTCGGACTACATCCTCGAGGGCAAACTCTTCATCGCTCCGGTTGGTCCGAGCCCCCAAAAGATTGTTGACCTCGGGACCGGCTTTGGACTTTGGGCATTGGATG TCGCGGAGCAATACCCCAGTGCCCGCGTCATAGGCGTGGATCTGTCTCCCATACAGCCCAACTGGCTGCCCCCTAACCTCGAGTTCCGAGTCGAAgacctggacgacgagcatCGCCCGTGGACCAGCATctacctcggcgccgacttGATGCATCTCCGATTTCTTCTTCCCACAGTGCGTCGTCCGGAACTAGTTCTACGTAAATGTcttga GAACCTTAAGCCAGGTGGCTGGGTTGAGATCCACGACATCATTCCCAAGATCTTCTCGGATGATGGCACCGCGGATGTCGACCATCCCATTCATACCCTGTACAAGCACATTGATGGACCATTCTCGAACGTGTACGGGTGGAACCTCCAGTTCCCCTCCTCAGCCGCCGGCGTGCTGGAGAGCCTAGGTTTCGTCAACGTCACAGTCAGGCGCAACGCCATCCCCATCGGCCGCTGGCACAACGACCCTCGCTTGAGAGAGATGGGCGTCTTTGCCCAGAGCCTGCTGTCGGACTGGCTGGTCACCATGCTGGTCAGACACGAAACGCTGGGCCTGGATGCCGACGAAGCGCACAAGCTGGGGCAGGAAATCCTGGATGCGTTCAATAATCCGCGGATCCACGCTCAACACGACTGGCTCGACATCTGGGCCCAGAAACCACCCTCTTGA
- a CDS encoding uncharacterized protein (COG:K~EggNog:ENOG503NYB6), whose amino-acid sequence MSSESSAPAQGPEPGPAPMVQPPQQPHHLAQQHSSQQLSLQYQPDLAAMKLTRGTSCVLCQQRKVRCDKNKPCANCVKAGVECKVVPPAPPRRRKKRLQEKDLIDRLKKYEALLSEHGVKFDAIGQDLRSDGPQIDDVEDLENDFEGLKTSPEASASPSATPNHEKTAGAWFSLHKEFRASEQILHDSSDDEAPGVQGSTIHRAFDQMFSDSDGFPFINPTRKESVTDDHPSPIQIFQLWQIYIDNINPLLKITHVPTVQGQIIEATSRLDKAPKNIECLMFAIYVMAITSLEESEVQKMFGESKKDILGRYFSALQQALLNAGFLRNHDFYSLQAYVLYLFAVRWFVDPRQVFCLLGIAVRIAQRMGLHRDPGGIGLPPFEVEQRRRLWWTIVGYDRRIGEMTGSTVTALSTGGDCKMPLNVNDSDLHVEGKEMPAPHSGPTEMLFALTRNEIAMAVASNSNRDSYKMHNPDKGSPSSSQGSGSKPQPATIRIIGQDSPAYSLDGFCAHMEGTYLSQCDPKIPLHFFTLTMTRQSLCKMRVISFLVRMHNAEAMPIKDIERDSLFLQATQMIEYDNVVQSSESLKPFRWFSMHHFPFPAYMFLVQELRHRVSGPMIERAWEAIGTNHDLRGLMNNLHSPMHSAFGNLFCKAWDAHETSQRQNGKPAQPPRFITVLRERIEKKRRARVDNDKDPSLQQAPIAFPRSRDTDHSTPNSATSNPAMMTPPSVDQSMSGTGPLPPLPPGSAQVHDTNDMDWSYLVAGYQDMGTLQGYNNFAGFGNMGGAMGGMPPPGGGNNMYGG is encoded by the exons ATGTCGTCAgagtcgtcggcgcccgcgcaGGGCCCGGAAcccggcccggcgccgatggtCCAACCTCCGCAGCAACCTCATCACCTCGCGCAGCAACACTCATCGCAGCAGCTGTCGCTCCAGTACCAGCCAGACCTGGCTGCCATGAAGCTGACCCGTGGCACGAGTTGTGTGCTCTGCCAACAGCGCAAGGTCCGCTGCGACAAGAACAAGCCGTGCGCAAActgcgtcaaggccggcgttGAGTGCAAAGTCGTTccgcccgctccgccgcgccggcgcaaGAAGCGCCTCCAGGAGAAGGATCTCATTGACCGGCTCAAGAAGTACGAGGCCTTGTTGAGTGAGCACGGGGTCAAGTTTGATGCCATTGGCCAGGATCTGCGGAGCGACGGGCCGCAGATAGACGACGTTGAAGATCTGGAGAATGATTTCGAGGGTCTCAAGACGTCGCCAGAAGCCAGTGCGTCCCCTTCGGCGACGCCCAACCATGAAAA GACGGCAGGTGCTTGGTTCTCTCTCCACAAAGAA TTTCGAGCAAGTGAGCAGATCCTCCACGACTCCTCGGATGATGAGGCACCTGGAGTTCAAGGGTCGACCATCCACCGCGCCTTTGACCAGATGTTCAGCGACTCAGATGGCTTTCCCTTCATTAATCCCACCAGGAAAGAATCTGTCACCGACGACCATCCTTCCCCCATACAGATTTTCCAGCTGTGGCAGATATATATTGACAACATCAACCCATTACTCAAGATCACTCATGTGCCCACGGTTCAGGGCCAAATCATAGAGGCCACCTCGCGACTGGACAAGGCGCCCAAAAACATTGAATGCCTCATGTTTGCCATCTATGTCATGGCCATCACGTCACTTGAGGAAAGCGAGGTTCAGAAAATGTTCGGCGAGTCGAAAAAAGATATCCTCGGCCGCTACTTCTCGGCGCTTCAACAAGCGCTACTGAATGCGGGCTTCCTGCGGAACCACGATTTTTACTCTCTTCAAGCATACGTCCTATACCTG TTTGCCGTGAGGTGGTTCGTAGACCCTCGCCAGGTCTTCTGCTTACTTGGCATAGCTGTCCGCATTGCGCAGCGCATGGGTCTTCACCGGGACCCTGGGGGCATTGGCCTGCCCCCGTTCGAAGtcgagcagcgtcggcgACTTTGGTGGACCATTGTAGGATACGATCGGCGGATAGGGGAAATGACCGGATCGACCGTCACGGCCTTATCTaccggcggcgactgcaAGATGCCGCTCAACGTCAACGACTCTGACCTGCACGTTGAGGGCAAGGAGATGCCTGCGCCGCATAGTGGGCCGACCGAGATGCTGTTCGCCCTCACTCGGAATGAAATCGCCATGGCGGTCGCCAGCAATAGCAACCGGGACAGCTACAAGATGCACAATCCCGACAAAgggagcccgtcgtcgtcgcaagGAAGCGGTTCTAAGCCACAGCCAGCCACCATCCGAATCATCGGCCAAGACTCACCGGCGTACAGTCTGGATGGCTTCTGCGCCCACATGGAGGGAACCTATCTCTCTCAATGCGACCCCAAGATTCCTCTGCACTTTTTCACCTTGACAATGACACGGCAAAGTCTTTGCAAGATGCGGGTCATCAGTTTCCTGGTTCGCATGCACAATGCGGAGGCGATGCCCATCAAGGACATTGAGCGTGACTCCCTGTTTCTTCAAGCCACGCAAATGATTGAGTACGACAACGTCGTTCAGTCATCAGAAAGTTTGAAGCCATTCAGGTGGTTTTCCATGCACCACTTTCCCTTCCCGGCCTACATGTTTCTCGTTCAAGAGCTTCGCCATCGCGTGAGCGGCCCTATGATAGAGCGGGCGTGGGAAGCGATTGGCACCAACCACGATCTTAGGGGTCTAATGAACAATCTGCACAGCCCCATGCACTCAGCGTTTGGGAACTTGTTCTGCAAGGCTTGGGATGCGCATGAGACATCGCAGCGACAAAATGGGAAACCGGCGCAGCCGCCCCGATTCATCACCGTCCTGCGCGAACGCATAGAGAAGAAACGACGGGCCCGTGTGGATAACGACAAGGACCCGAGCCTACAGCAGGCACCTATTGCCTTTCCGCGTTCCCGGGACACCGACCATTCCACCCCCAACAGCGCCACTAGCAACCCAGCCATGATGACTCCCCCGTCGGTGGACCAGTCCATGTCAGGCACTGGTCCTCTTCCGCCGCTACCGCCCGGCTCTGCGCAGGTACACGACACGAATGACATGGACTGGTCATATCTCGTGGCCGGATACCAAGACATGGGGACGTTGCAGGGATACAACAACTTTGCCGGATTTGGGAATATGGGAGGGGCCATGGGTGGGATGCCGCCTCCCGGCGGGGGCAACAACATGTACGGTGGGTAA
- a CDS encoding uncharacterized protein (COG:U~EggNog:ENOG503NUAW~TransMembrane:14 (i76-96o116-136i143-163o169-194i206-224o236-253i274-292o304-321i341-366o378-398i405-423o435-457i469-492o542-560i)) has protein sequence MAIDQPTESAEDRPNRASLSSSSTKGGDAKKNESATVPATVPEKEAGEPVSEKPQQPGPGPQDETEKNYKPKTAKFWLIMLSAFVSMFLVALDRTILSTAIPRITDDFGSLGDIGWYGAAYMLTTAAFQLVFGRIYRFYSLRWTFLTCIIIFEVGSALCGAAPNSPVFIVGRSIAGLGSAGIMTGSMLIVIPMVPLHKRPMFQSMFGLVFGISSVAGPLIGGAFTERATWRWCFYMNLPIGAVAFIFLFFFLNPATKPQQPTTTKEKILRLDPLGTFFFIPSTVSLILALQWGGSTYPWSNWRIILLFVVAGVLGLAFAAVQVKMPQSATLPVRIIGQRSILAGTFFMLFLAGGMIASVYYIPLWFQTTHGVDPVKSGIYTIPLVLSLVVAGIVSAAFTQNIGYYVPSMILGGCITAVGQGMMTTFTPTTGSSHWIAYQFLTGFGVGLGMQTVGLAVQAVLPKDDIPSGLAVTFFAQQLGGAIFVSVGQTILSGLLVSRLSHLPGLDPEMIVSTGATQLRHVVPPQYFDTVINAYNYACTRIFFLGVALAVAQLASALCMEWKNIKKGKHTPPPEDAGE, from the exons ATGGCCATCGACCAGCCGACAGAGTCCGCCGAGGACAGGCCCAACAGggcctccttgtcctcgtccagcacaAAAGGCGGGGATGCGAAGAAGAACGAATCGGCGACAGTGCCTGCGACAGTGCCTGAGAAGGAAGCTGGCGAGCCGGTATCCGAGAAGCCACAGCAACCCGGGCCTGGCCCCCAGGATGAGACCGAGAAGAACTACAAGCCAAAGACAGCCAAGTTCTGGCTCATCATGCTCTCCGCCTTCGTCTCCAtgttcctcgtcgccctggacCGGACCATCTTGTCCACAGCTATCCCTCGCATCACCGACGACTTCGGCAGCCTGGGCGACATTGGCTGGTACGGCGCGGCATACATGCtcacgacggccgcctttCAGCTCGTGTTTGGGCGGATATACCGCTTCTATAGCCTGCGCTGGACGTTCTTGACGTGTATCATCATCTTCGAAGTGGGCTCGGCActctgcggcgccgccccgaattcgcccgtcttcatcgtTGGTCGCTCCATTGCCGGCTTGGGCTCTGCTGGCATCATGACCGGCTCCATGCTCATTGTCATCCCCATGGTGCCGCTTCACAAGCGGCCAATGTTCCAAT CCATGTTTGGTCTCGTATTTGGCATATCCTCTGTCGCCGGCCCCTTGATTGGCGGAGCCTTCACTGAGCGAGCAACTTGGAGGTGGTGCTTCTACATGAACCTTCCCATTGGCGCCGTGGCCTTTATCTTTCTCTTCTTTTTCCTCAATCCGGCCACCAAGCCGCAGCAACCCACGACAACCAAAGAGAAGATTCTGCGACTCGATCCGCTCGgcaccttcttcttcatcccaTCGACGGTCTCGCTCATCCTCGCTCTGCAATGGGGAGGATCTACGTATCCCTGGAGTAACTGGCGCATCATCTTATTGTTCGTCGTGGCCGGGGTACTTGGCCTCGCCTTTGCCGCAGTACAAGTCAAGATGCCCCAGAGCGCCACCCTACCAGTGCGCATTATCGGGCAGCGATCGATCCTCGCCGGCACGTTCTTCATGCTGTttctcgccggcggcatgaTTGCGAGCGTCTACTACATCCCACTATGGT TTCAAACAACGCACGGAGTCGATCCGGTCAAATCTGGAATTTACACCATACCCCTCGTTCTCAGTCTGGTTGTAGCGGGTATTGTTTCGGCCGCTTTCACGCAGAACATCGGATACTATGTTCCGTCCATGATTCTTGGCGGCTGTATCACGGCCGTCGGGCAGGGCATGATGACGACGTTCACGCCAACCACCGGGTCATCACACTGGATCGCCTACCAATTTCTGACCGGTTTCGGTGTCGGTCTTGGAATGCAAACCGTCGGCCTGGCTGTGCAGGCGGTTCTCCCCAAGGATGATATTCCGAGCGGTCTGGCTGTGACTTTcttcgcgcagcagctgggtGGCGCCATCTTTGTCTCTGTCGGCCAGACAATTCTCAGTGGTTTGCTGGTGTCTCGATTATCTCACCTGCCCGGTCTGGATCCCGAAATGATTGTCAGTACCGGAGCGACTCAACTTCGACACGTGGTCCCGCCGCAATATTTCGACACTGTCATTAACGCCTATAACTACGCCTGTACAAGGATCTTCTTCCTAGGCGTTGCATTGGCCGTTGCTCAACTTGCTAGCGCTCTCTGCATGGAATGGAAGAATATTAAGAAGGGCAAGCATACGCCACCTCCGGAGGATGCTGGAGAGTAA